The DNA window TTTTGTGGAGGTTGAAGGAGATATCAGCAATGATGAATTAAGGGATATACTCCATGAAACCGAAAAATCCGTATCAATGACTGGATTTCCACCCGGTTATTCAGTTACAGTTACCGGTGAACCCGCTTTTAGTCTTGCCATGGAAGAACTCATGAATGAAAGCATGCCACCACTGATGGCTATTGCTGCTGTATTGATGATTATTGCCCTTTATCTGGTTTTCAGACATGTCAGATGGAGACTATTGCCCCTTATCATCGTATTTCTTGGAATAATTTATACATTCGGTGCTATGGGTTATTTAGAAATCCCCATGAGCATGGTTTCAATGTCTGCATTTCCGATACTGATAGGTCTTGGAATTGATTATGCGATTCAGTTCCACAGTAGGATTGAAGAAGAGCTTGAACGTCTGCATGATGAAAAGGAAGCTGTCATTGAGACTGTTAAACATACCGGACCTGCTGTTTTAATCGCACTGATTATAACATCTCTTGGATTTGTTTCATTATATACATCAACCGTTCCGATGGTTCAAGATTTTGCAAAATTACTGCTCATCGGAGTGATTATGTGTTTCCTTTCATCATTATTCGTCGGAGTTTCTGTAATTTATGGTCTTGACAGTATTTTCAAGAAAAATAATAAATTGATCAATGCCATAAATTCAAAAATAAAATATGATTCAAACAGTAATTCCGGTAAAAATACCGAGGAACAAAAAAACGATATCATAGAACGCTATATTGATAAAGTTACATCATTTACAATAAAACATCCTGTTACGATTTTACTTATTGCTGGACTATTGTGTGTCTCAGGACTATATGTGGATCAGGATGTACCATTAGAAACCGATACTGAGACATTTGTTCCCCAGGACATGAAAGCACTTGTTGAGATGCAACATCTTTTTGATATTATCAGCGGAAATGACCAGCTCAACCTTATTATTAAAGTCGATGACAATACTGACCCACAAATTCTAAAATGGATGGATTACTTCAGCAACCATGAAATAGAAACAAGGGATAACATATACGATTCCAGTAGCATTGTCCCCATAATCAAATCAATGAACTCCGGTACAATTCCTGATAGCAGCGATAAAATCCAGGAATTATACAATCAAATGCCTGATGGCCAGAAAGAGCGATATATCCACGGTAATACCATGCTTTTAATGAATCTGGACATGGGCGATGCAATGTCTAATCTGGGCCTTGAAGGTATTGATGAACTTGTAAAAGTTGTCAGAAAAGATATTTCATGGACTCAGCCTCCCGCAGATGCTGATGTAACAATTACTGGTAATTCGGTTGTATTTACCACTGTAATTACAGCACTTACATCAGGTAGAATTGCAATGACCCTTCTGGGACTGAGTCTTATTTTTGCAGGTCTTCTCTTCATATACCGAGACTGGTTAAAAGCTATTACACCTGTAATTACAATGTTCATGGTTGTCGGATGGGCAGGAGGAGTTATGTATTATTCAGGTATTAAATACACACCTATGACTGCAACACTCGGAGCACTGATTTTAGGTATCGGTTCAGAATATGCAGTCCTAATGATGGAGAGGTATTTTGAAGAGAAAAGTAAAGGAGAAAATCCGATTGAAGCAATGCGTGAATCCAGCAGGAAAATCGGGAAGGCAATTGTAACTTCCGGATTTACGACTGTTTTTGGTTTTTCGGCTTTGCTGGCATCTCCTTTCTCCATGAACAGAAATTTTGGATTGGTCACTGTTATAGATGTTGGACTTGCACTGCTTGCCACATTTATCGTGTTCCCGGCTGTTATAATTTTACTTGATGGACATCGTGAAAAAAAGAAACAAAAGAAACAAAACATATCATCATCAACCGATAATTCAAAAGAGGCGGATGCTTAATGAATATTGATGACAAAGACCACAGAAGTATCAGGATTTTCTTCAATGCAGTGATAATATTTGTTATTCTATCGTTATTATTCACTTGCCTATTAACTCCTACTGTACAATCTAAAGAGTTCCTCCCGCCGAATCATCATTACTCAGTAAATTATTACGAAAGTTTTGGTAAACCTGACCTATATGCATCTGTCCTCGGAGATCCAGAATTTGAACGTGGTGAAACCGCACAAATTGAAATAAATTTAGCTAACAAGGGTATCCTTTACGGGTTCAAATCTGTTACCAATGTTGATGCTGACGACAAAACCGAGGCTGAACTTGCTCAGAAAGAATTTGAATACGAAAAGCAGCGTACAGTAGCACTCGGTATAAAAACTAACCTTACATCCACTACTCAATACATAGATGTCGATTCTGAAAGCAGTGGACAAATTATTGACAAACTGGCCCCGGGTGATATACTTAAAAAACCCCTGAGATTTACAATAGATATTTCCGATAATACACCCGCTGGTGAATACATACTAAAACTTCCACTCACCTATGAATATCAGAATGAGGTCAGAATGACCAGGGGTGAACAAGTCAACCTTGGAATCCGTGACCTGGACCATACCACACATTACAAAACCGTGGACAATACCATTGATATTCCAATAACTATCAAAGAATCAGCAGATTTCCAGATAACAAATATTAACGGTAACCTTTCACCGGGAAGTAGCGGTGATATAGAGGTTACGTACAAAAACACAGGAGAAAAAACTGCAAATGATGCTATTGCGAGAATCGTTGCAATGCGTCCATTGAGTATGCAAGATTCTGAAGTAAATCTCGGTGACCTAAATCCTGATGAAAGCAAAACTGCAAATTTTAAAATTTCCGCAAGTTCTGATGCTGTTAAAAAAAGCTACGTGTTAAACAGTGAAATCAGATATTATGATGATAACGGGGATGTTTCATTTTCAGATAACCTTGAGACAAGTGTAAATGTGGAACCGGATGAAGGTGGACTCAGTTTTAACATTTTGATAATAATGGTAATTTTTGCTCTTGTTACCTATTTGATAGTTGATACTGTAAGAACCAGAAACAGAAAAGATTGATTTATGTTTATAAATTATGAGGTGCTACAATGAATGACATAAAATATACAAAATCCATATTAATTGCAATATCTTTATTGATGATTTTAATCGTACCTGTACAGGCAGAAACCGAATACAACTTACCATCTGATGCTAATATCAAAGCGTTTCTTGACAGCCAGTCCATATCAATACCCGGCACCAGAACAATTACCCCTCAGATGCCTGAGAATTTTAATTTTGATGATAATTATTATACAACCTACGGCAGTCCGGATTTGACCGCAAATATTGTCGGAAATAATGAATTTTCAAAAGGAGACACCGTGACACTTAAAATTAATCTTGTCAACAAAGGTGTCATTACTGGATTCAAATCAGAAAAAGATGATGATTTAAGCAAACTGGAAAAAGCACTTCAGAAAACCGAAATGGGTTATGAAACCCAGAGAACAACCGCAATAGGCATTGTTTCAACCCTTGTATCACCCTATCCCTTTATAGATGTAAAATCAACTCCACAGGAAGCAGGGTCTCTACCCTCTGGTGAGGAAACTAATGCTCCTCCAAAATTTACAATAGAAATTGCTGAAAATGCTAAACCAGGGACCTATCCCCTTGCATTAAACACCCTTTATGGTTATCAGAAAAATGTCCAGGTAAGCGGTGACAATGTGACCAATGGTCAAATAACAAATCTTGAAGTTGGTATATGGTATGATTCAAAATCCCAGAACCATACAATACCTATAAGAATTGAGGATGAGGCAGAATTTGAAATTACCAATATCAGTGCAAACCTTAGAACAGGTGAAAAAGGATTACTCAGAGTTACCTATAAGAACGTAGGCAATCAGCCCGTCAAAGATGCAACCGTCAGAATAACTGCATCAGACCCGTTTAGTACCACCGATGACCAAGCGTATTTAGGATCAATTGCACCAGGTGAGACTTCTGAGGGGGTTTTTAGTATAAATGTTGACCAGGCAGCCACATCAAAACTGTATGGAATAAACAGCGAAATCAAATATGAAGATGTAGATGGCAATGAAAGAGTATCAGATACCCAGAAAATACAGGTCAGAACTGTTCCTGACACATCCCTTGGTGACCAGATAAACAACAATATGGGTATTGTGTATGTTATGATACTGCTTGTAATCGCCGGTCTGAGTATATTCGGATATATGAAATTAATCAGAAATAAATAAAGAAAAATTGGTGGTGAAAAACATCACCTTTTTGCTATCATTACTTCAGTTGATTTAACAATAGCATATACTTCATCCCCTTCTTTGATATCCAGTTTTTCAACCGCTTCTCTGGTTATCAGGGATTTTATTGTTGACGGTTCTATAGAAATACTCAATTTGGATATAACATCACCGTTTTCCACTGAAACCACTTTTCCGGATATCTGGTTTCTGGCACTGATTTTAAGGCCTACACTTTCCCAGAAAGTTTCATCTTCTACTGTCTCATGGATGATGTTCATCTGATTATCATATTCCTGAAGCAGTTCCTTGGCAAATTCTGTAAGAAATGTCCCCTGATTTTTCCCACCTTTAACTGATTCAACCACCTTGTTATCCGCTCTTTCCTCTATTTTTTTCAACATTTTCCAGGCATGCCTGTAGGATATATCGAGTTTTTTGCATGCCTTGTTCAGGGATTTTTCTTTATCAATAGCTCGTAATAACTGGGCTTTACCCTTACCGATTAATGGTTTACCATCTTCGGTTAACCACAACTTTGTGTTGGCTTCCATATTTTCACTCTACTACATTCAAATTATGTGTATAGCAGCAGCCTTGAATGACACTACAACCCTGTCACCGGGTTTAAGATCAAGTTCTGTTGCTGATTGTCTTGTAATCAATGAATTAATGTTAAAATCTTTACCCATGTTCAATTTTACCCTTAATAAAACCCCCATA is part of the Methanohalobium evestigatum Z-7303 genome and encodes:
- a CDS encoding molybdenum-dependent transcriptional regulator, giving the protein MEANTKLWLTEDGKPLIGKGKAQLLRAIDKEKSLNKACKKLDISYRHAWKMLKKIEERADNKVVESVKGGKNQGTFLTEFAKELLQEYDNQMNIIHETVEDETFWESVGLKISARNQISGKVVSVENGDVISKLSISIEPSTIKSLITREAVEKLDIKEGDEVYAIVKSTEVMIAKR
- a CDS encoding COG1361 S-layer family protein codes for the protein MNIDDKDHRSIRIFFNAVIIFVILSLLFTCLLTPTVQSKEFLPPNHHYSVNYYESFGKPDLYASVLGDPEFERGETAQIEINLANKGILYGFKSVTNVDADDKTEAELAQKEFEYEKQRTVALGIKTNLTSTTQYIDVDSESSGQIIDKLAPGDILKKPLRFTIDISDNTPAGEYILKLPLTYEYQNEVRMTRGEQVNLGIRDLDHTTHYKTVDNTIDIPITIKESADFQITNINGNLSPGSSGDIEVTYKNTGEKTANDAIARIVAMRPLSMQDSEVNLGDLNPDESKTANFKISASSDAVKKSYVLNSEIRYYDDNGDVSFSDNLETSVNVEPDEGGLSFNILIIMVIFALVTYLIVDTVRTRNRKD
- a CDS encoding efflux RND transporter permease subunit: MLIIAFLFIFVSFQGAQNIEMISGTETFVEKDSKLYQNYDHLYLNLFSTQSIVVLVEGDDVKTPEVMKSMNRLEKQVDPLSGVVQVTSAASIVEEMNYQKIGKREIPDTKEEINSLLSNTNTGKTLPDDTHALVFVEVEGDISNDELRDILHETEKSVSMTGFPPGYSVTVTGEPAFSLAMEELMNESMPPLMAIAAVLMIIALYLVFRHVRWRLLPLIIVFLGIIYTFGAMGYLEIPMSMVSMSAFPILIGLGIDYAIQFHSRIEEELERLHDEKEAVIETVKHTGPAVLIALIITSLGFVSLYTSTVPMVQDFAKLLLIGVIMCFLSSLFVGVSVIYGLDSIFKKNNKLINAINSKIKYDSNSNSGKNTEEQKNDIIERYIDKVTSFTIKHPVTILLIAGLLCVSGLYVDQDVPLETDTETFVPQDMKALVEMQHLFDIISGNDQLNLIIKVDDNTDPQILKWMDYFSNHEIETRDNIYDSSSIVPIIKSMNSGTIPDSSDKIQELYNQMPDGQKERYIHGNTMLLMNLDMGDAMSNLGLEGIDELVKVVRKDISWTQPPADADVTITGNSVVFTTVITALTSGRIAMTLLGLSLIFAGLLFIYRDWLKAITPVITMFMVVGWAGGVMYYSGIKYTPMTATLGALILGIGSEYAVLMMERYFEEKSKGENPIEAMRESSRKIGKAIVTSGFTTVFGFSALLASPFSMNRNFGLVTVIDVGLALLATFIVFPAVIILLDGHREKKKQKKQNISSSTDNSKEADA
- a CDS encoding COG1361 S-layer family protein, whose translation is MNDIKYTKSILIAISLLMILIVPVQAETEYNLPSDANIKAFLDSQSISIPGTRTITPQMPENFNFDDNYYTTYGSPDLTANIVGNNEFSKGDTVTLKINLVNKGVITGFKSEKDDDLSKLEKALQKTEMGYETQRTTAIGIVSTLVSPYPFIDVKSTPQEAGSLPSGEETNAPPKFTIEIAENAKPGTYPLALNTLYGYQKNVQVSGDNVTNGQITNLEVGIWYDSKSQNHTIPIRIEDEAEFEITNISANLRTGEKGLLRVTYKNVGNQPVKDATVRITASDPFSTTDDQAYLGSIAPGETSEGVFSINVDQAATSKLYGINSEIKYEDVDGNERVSDTQKIQVRTVPDTSLGDQINNNMGIVYVMILLVIAGLSIFGYMKLIRNK